The proteins below come from a single Jaculus jaculus isolate mJacJac1 chromosome X, mJacJac1.mat.Y.cur, whole genome shotgun sequence genomic window:
- the Amer1 gene encoding APC membrane recruitment protein 1 produces METQKDEAVQIKRAAASGGTEDHRAEKGAKNKTAEATEGPAPELPSSGPGRLKKTAMKLFGGKKGICTLPSFFGGGRSKISGKSSSKKGLNKSKTHDGLSEAAHGPDDIASEGTGFSLPLPKSLCQFPSSQSAHETLERGSRHKSSMAGATEKPGIEKVPSVHKPKKGLKGFFSSIRRHRKSKVAGAEQSEPEAKELEGTRTRSHAHVSSPSLPCSVETFQTLRKENAKPQDASGPKSSPVPEPSPSTVEKIVCKNPEKLTETCASELMQPKSAPEASSIEEPHAPETEEKVMMTGEVNPSNGPVGDQLSLLFGDVTSLKSFDSLTGCGDIIAEQDMDSMTDSMASGGQRANRDGTKRSSCLVTYQGGGEEMALPDDDNEEEEEEEEEVELEDEDEEVKEEEEDEDLEYLWAGAQMYPRPNLSLGYHPTTSPGHHGYMLLDPVHTYPGLSPGELLTPQSDQQESAPNSDEGYYDSTTPGFEDDSGEALGLGHRDCLPRDSYSGDALYEFYDPDDSLENSPPGDDCVYDLHGRSSEMFGPFLNFEPFSSRPPGAMETEEERLVTIQKQLLYWELRREQLEAREASTREAHAREAYSQEAHTREVHAREIRTREVHAQEGQVREAQTQQEKPILEYQMRPLGPSVMGLVAGTSGASQTSHWGNTSAFPTTSSSEPDWRDFRPLEKRFEGTCSKKDQSTCLMQLFQSDAMFEPDMHEANFGGSPRRAYPTYSPPEEPEEEEEKEGNATVSFSQALVEFTSNGNLFSSISCSSDSDSSFTQNLPELPPMVTFDIADVERDGEGKCEENPEFHNDEDLTASLEAFELGYYHKHAFNGYQSRFYQGLPWGVSSLPRYLGLPGIHSRPPPAAMALNRRSRSLDTAETLDLELSSSHMAQDYLESDELQAPQEDSDEEGEEEEGEWGRDSPLSLYTEPPGVYDWPSWAPCSLPLEPGPAWINSNQLNGPFSQSLYEQETCCLPSVAMPISSVPGLPRAPGDSQPQLSRPSHLPLPAGPCYNLQPQASQRVRARSRDVLLPSNEPSCSSISGGFCPSPLPQAKPVGITHGIPQLPRVQPEPHQPQPSYYRASSLDLSKERAEEGACLPASYSSTAVNGNLAK; encoded by the coding sequence atggagactcaaaaGGATGAAGCTGTTCAGATCAAGAGAGCAGCAGCCTCTGGTGGTACTGAAGACCACAGAGCAGAAAAAGGAGCCAAGAACAAGACAGCTGAGGCAACAGAAGGGCCAGCACCAGAGCTACCCTCATCTGGCCCAGGTAGGCTGAAGAAAACTGCCATGAAACTCTTTGGTGGCAAGAAGGGAATTTGTACTCTGCCTAGTTTCTTTGGAGGGGGACGAAGTAAAATTTCTGGGAAAAGCAGCTCCAAGAAGGGTCTAAACAAGAGCAAGACCCACGATGGCCTGAGTGAAGCTGCCCATGGTCCAGATGACATTGCCAGCGAAGGCACAGGCTTCTCCCTACCTTTGCCCAAGTCACTCTGTCAATTTCCCAGCTCCCAGAGTGCCCATGAGACTTTGGAGAGAGGCTCCAGGCATAAGTCTTCTATGGCTGGAGCCACAGAGAAACCTGGAATTGAGAAAGTGCCCTCTGTGCACAAACCAAAGAAAGGCCTTAAAGGCTTTTTTAGCAGTATCCGCCGGCACCGGAAGAGCAAAGTTGCTGGGGCTGAGCAAAGTGAGCCAGAGGCCAAGGAACTCGAGGGCACCAGAACCAGGTCTCATGCACATGTAAGCTCTCCTTCTCTGCCCTGCTCTGTAGAGACTTTCCAAACCCTTAGAAAGGAAAATGCCAAACCCCAAGATGCTTCTGGACCAAAAAGTTCTCCAGTACCAGAACCTTCTCCCTCAACTGTTGAGAAGATAGTCTGTAAAAATCCAGAAAAACTAACAGAGACCTGTGCCTCAGAACTCATGCAGCCCAAGTCTGCTCCTGAAGCCAGTAGCATAGAGGAACCCCATGCCCCAGAAACAGAGGAGAAGGTAATGATGACAGGAGAGGTAAACCCATCAAATGGCCCTGTAGGGGATCAGCTGAGCCTCTTGTTTGGGGATGTCACATCCCTGAAAAGCTTTGACTCATTGACAGGTTGTGGTGACATTATAGCAGAACAAGACATGGACAGTATGACAGACAGCATGGCCTCTGGTGGCCAGAGGGCCAACCGAGATGGAACCAAACGAAGTTCCTGTCTGGTGACCTACCAAGGAGGTGGGGAGGAGATGGCCTTGCCAGATGATGAtaatgaagaagaagaggaagaggaagaggaggtagaattagaagatgaagatgaggaggtcaaggaagaggaagaagatgaagacTTAGAGTATCTATGGGCAGGTGCCCAGATGTATCCAAGGCCCAATCTGAGCCTTGGCTACCATCCTACTACATCCCCAGGCCACCATGGCTACATGCTTCTTGACCCAGTTCACACTTACCCTGGCTTGTCCCCTGGGGAACTTCTGACTCCTCAGAGTGACCAGCAAGAATCTGCTCCAAATAGTGATGAAGGTTATTATGActctaccacacctggatttgaAGATGATTCAGGTGAGGCTCTGGGGCTTGGACACAGGGATTGCCTACCTAGAGACAGCTATAGTGGAGATGCCCTGTATGAGTTCTACGACCCAGATGACAGTCTTGAGAACTCCCCACCAGGAGATGACTGTGTTTATGACCTTCATGGCCGTAGTTCTGAAATGTTTGGTCCTTTCTTGAACTTTGAGCCCTTTTCTTCTCGGCCACCTGGGGCAATGGAAACAGAGGAAGAACGACTAGTTACCATCCAGAAACAGTTGCTGTACTGGGAGCTTCGGCGGGAACAACTTGAGGCTCGAGAGGCAAGTACTAGAGAGGCTCATGCCAGGGAAGCCTATTCTCAAGAAGCCCATACTCGAGAAGTTCATGCCAGGGAGATCCGAACCCGAGAAGTTCATGCTCAAGAGGGTCAAGTCCGAGAGGCTCAGACCCAGCAGGAGAAACCCATCTTAGAGTATCAGATGAGGCCCTTAGGCCCATCAGTGATGGGCCTGGTGGCAGGGACATCAGGAGCTTCTCAGACATCCCACTGGGGAAATACCTCAGCTTTCCCTACCACATCTAGCAGTGAGCCAGACTGGCGGGATTTCCGTCCTTTGGAGAAGCGTTTTGAGGGGACTTGCTCCAAAAAAGATCAAAGTACATGCTTGATGCAGCTTTTCCAGAGTGATGCCATGTTTGAGCCAGACATGCATGAAGCAAATTTTGGAGGGTCTCCCAGGAGAGCCTACCCTACTTACTCACCCCCTGAGgagccagaggaagaggaggagaaggaaggtaaTGCTACTGTGAGTTTTTCACAGGCCTTAGTGGAGTTCACCAGCAATGGAAACCTTTTTTCCAGCATCTCCTGCAGCTCTGATTCTGACTCATCCTTCACTCAAAATCTTCCTGAGCTGCCTCCCATGGTGACCTTTGACATTGCTGATGTGGAACGAGATGGAGAAGGCAAGTGTGAAGAGAATCCTGAGTTCCACAATGATGAAGACCTCACAGCCTCCTTGGAAGCTTTCGAACTGGGTTATTACCACAAACATGCCTTTAATGGCTACCAAAGTCGATTTTACCAAGGCCTGCCCTGGGGTGTGAGCAGCCTTCCTCGATACTTGGGACTACCTGGTATACATTCTCGACCTCCACCTGCTGCCATGGCCCTTAACAGGAGAAGTCGCTCTCTTGACACTGCAGAGACCCTAGACCTGGAGCTCTCCAGCTCTCACATGgcccaggattacctggaatcTGATGAACTACAGGCCCCCCAGGAAGATTCAgatgaagaaggagaagaggaggaaggagaatgggGCCGAGACAGTCCCCTGTCCCTCTACACTGAACCCCCGGGGGTCTACGACTGGCCTTCATGGGCTCCCTGTTCTCTTCCATTGGAGCCAGGCCCTGCTTGGATAAACTCCAATCAATTGAATGGACCATTCAGCCAGTCTTTGTATGAGCAGGAAACCTGTTGCCTACCTTCTGTGGCCATGCCAATATCATCAGTGCCAGGGCTCCCAAGAGCACCTGGAGATTCTCAGCCTCAACTCTCTCGACCTTCACACCTACCCTTGCCTGCAGGCCCTTGCTATAACCTCCAGCCACAGGCCTCCCAGAGAGTGAGGGCTAGATCTCGGGATGTGCTGCTGCCCAGCAATGAGCCTAGCTGTTCCTCCATTTCTGGGGGCTTCTGCCCCAGCCCTCTGCCCCAAGCCAAGCCTGTGGGCATCACTCATGGTATCCCTCAGCTGCCCAGGGTGCAACCTGAGCCCCATCAGCCTCAGCCCAGTTACTACAGGGCTTCTAGCCTTGACCTGTCAAAGGAGAGGGCTGAGGAAGGTGCCTGTCTTCCTGCCAGCTACTCCTCCACTGCTGTGAATGGAAACCTAGCCAAGTAG